In a single window of the Vitis vinifera cultivar Pinot Noir 40024 chromosome 6, ASM3070453v1 genome:
- the LOC100254606 gene encoding alcohol-forming fatty acyl-CoA reductase, whose product MELGSIVEFLENKSILVTGATGFLAKIFVEKILRIQPNVKKLFLLLRAADTKSATQRLHNEVLGKELFRVLKDKWGSNLNSFISEKVTPIPGDISCENLGVTNLNLREEIWREVDVILNLAATTKFDERYDVALGINTLGASHVLNFSKKCVKLKMLLHVSTAYVSGEREGLILESPLKMGKALNGASGLDVDKEKKLVEEGLNELNELQATEETISLTMKELGMKRALMYGWPNTYVFTKAMGEMLLGQFKENLPLVILRPTIITSTYMEPFSGWIEGIRTIDNVLAGYCKGKLTCLLADPECILDAIPGDMVVNCMIVAMVAHANQPCEIIYQVGSSLKNPLKLLDLHDFFFKYFHENPWINKDGKAVKVSKLILFSTTFVFHGYLAVRYMLPLKVLQFLNFLLCQILCGMCTDHNRKIKMLMYLVELYKPYLFFKGIFDDLNTDKLRLAATESSSKADLFYFDPKCIDWEDYFINIHIPGVLKYVLK is encoded by the exons ATGGAGTTGGGTAGTATCGTGGAGTTTCTTGAGAACAAGAGCATCTTAGTCACTGGTGCAACCGGCTTTCTAGCAAAGA TTTTTGTGGAGAAGATACTCAGGATTCAACCAAACGTGAAGaagctttttcttcttctaagaGCAGCAGATACCAAGTCAGCCACCCAACGCCTGCATAATGAG GTGTTAGGGAAGGAGTTGTTTAGAGTTCTAAAGGACAAATGGGGTTCAAATTTAAACTCCTTTATATCAGAAAAGGTGACTCCCATCCCTGGTGATATCTCTTGTGAGAATTTGGGAGTGACAAACCTTAATTTGAGGGAAGAGATTTGGAGAGAAGTTGACGTTATCCTTAATTTAGCTGCAACAACCAAGTTTGATGAAAG ATATGATGTTGCACTAGGTATCAATACATTGGGAGCTAGTCATGTTTTGAACTTTTCAAAGAAGTGTGTTAAATTAAAGATGCTTCTTCATGTATCCACTG CTTATGTCTCAGGCGAAAGAGAGGGACTCATACTAGAGAGCCCATTGAAGATGGGCAAGGCTCTCAATGGGGCCTCAGGATTAGACGTTGATAAGGAAAAGAAACTTGTGGAGGAAGGACTCAATGAACTCAATGAACTTCAAGCTACAGAAGAAACAATATCTTTAACCATGAAAGAATTGGGCATGAAAAG GGCATTGATGTATGGATGGCCAAATACTTATGTTTTCACAAAGGCAATGGGGGAGATGCTGTTAGGGCAGTTCAAGGAGAATCTGCCTCTGGTCATCCTTCGCCCCACCATCATAACCAGTACTTACATGGAACCCTTTTCTGGCTGGATTGAAGGAATCAG AACAATTGATAATGTATTAGCTGGTTATTGCAAAGGAAAATTGACATGCCTCCTTGCTGATCCAGAGTGTATCCTGGATGCG ATTCCAGGTGACATGGTGGTGAATTGTATGATTGTGGCAATGGTGGCTCATGCAAATCAACCTTGTGAGATTATTTACCAAGTAGGGTCCTCGTTgaaaaatcctttaaaattattagatctTCATGATTTCTTCTTCAAGTATTTCCATGAgaatccatggatcaataaggATGGAAAAGCTGTAAAAGTTAGCAAGCTTATCCTGTTCAGCACCACGTTTGTCTTCCATGGATACCTAGCTGTTCGCTACATGCTACCTTTGAAG gtactacaatttttaaattttttactttgtcAAATTCTCTGTGGCATGTGTACTGATCACAATCGAAAGATCAAGATGTTGATGTACTTGGTAGAGCTTTACAAACCCTACTTGTTCTTTAAGGGCAT CTTTGATGACTTGAACACAGACAAGTTGCGACTGGCAGCAACAGAGAGCAGCTCAAAGGCTGATTTGTTTTACTTTGATCCCAAGTGCATTGACTGGGAAGACTACTTCATCAACATTCACATTCCTGGCGTCCTAAAGTATGTGCTGAAATGA